One Alnus glutinosa chromosome 13, dhAlnGlut1.1, whole genome shotgun sequence genomic window, AACAATAACTAACAAAATTCAGGATAACGCACCAAAATCTAAACTAGTAACTAATGACATATCTaccattatatttaataaaggataaattcagaaaaaacataaacagaAGTTCAAAAGGATACAGTTCAAATTATCGACAAGTTTCAAAGGTGAAATAATCCCTCCTGGAGAAGCTAAGGACCGTTCAACATGGTCAAGGAGAGCACAAAGAACACAGAACCCTTCACTACCACCTGAAAATTGCAACActgaaaattgaacaaaaaggTGCTAATTCCAggagtaaatcacataaaacaaCCCccaaaaaaagggttaaattaAAATGCGAAAATGCGATAGAATCCTTGATCTTACGGTCACAGGGCGTGGCATGATGGCAAGAACGAAGAGCCTGGACAAGTGGCACAGTATGCGTAAAGCATTGCAAGACGGCATTAATAAAGCATGTGTTGCCTAGATTTGCAAGCCCTGCACCCTACAAAACCAGCACtcagacccaaaaaaaaattcaatacccccaaattgtatatatatacacacgtaTACACAAACCTATATAATAATCCtgaaaaaaaacatacaaagcATACAAAGCATACCACCATATACGGCTTGATATCGCCGATAGAGAATGAAAGGGCTGAAGGCTTGGTTTCTTCGGAAGAAGGCGATAAAGACCAGGTGCCTCTGGAGGAAGAGCAAGATGGCCATGGCGAAGAACCATGTGAAGAAGACCATCGCGATGACGAAGAGTCCAATAAATTGTTACCCAAAAAGCGATCAGGGGAAGAGGTAAATGGTTCCAGTTGTAGGGTTTCCTCATCACTACAGATAGAGAAATTGGGATAATCATCAACGGGTTCTGTTTGCGCGGGCATAGAAGAAGACCCACCTAGGGTTTCGTTAATAGGAGGTAAAATTGTTGAAGACCCAGTTGGATTCGATGCCGAAAGGACCAAAGATCGATCATCTTGGGCTCTTTTACCTAAATGTGGAGAAGACCCGTTTTGATTTGATGCAGCAACCAAAGAAAGATCACCAAGGGCTTCGCAAGGAAAAGATGTTGAAGACCCACGAAGAATTTCTTCAGAAACAGGCAGTTCAGGAGACAATGATGAAGACCCATCAAACATTTCTTCGGAAATAGTAAAATCTGAAGGAGCAGAGTCGGGTTCTAGGGTTTCTCTGAGATGGGTTTCCATGGCAGATTCAGACGCTCTGTTTTGCGTGTGTTATTGGTAAGAAATGTGAAAATGAGAAGTGGGTTTTGAAGAGATCTTTCAGAGATTGTTTTGGCTCCAAATTTGAGTTTGGGAAATTCTAGGGTTTTGTATTGGGGAGGGGGCGAAGAAAGAGGGAAAGTGAAAAGTGTTTGAAATATGGTTTGGTTTGTGGGGGATTTGAGATTTTGAAAATGGAGGGAAACCTCAGTACATCATTATTTTGGTTTTTCCGCTCAGACCAAATTTTAAGGAAAGAGATTTGTAGGACTGTGGGAGAAAGAGATAAATCATCaagatttttccttttctttatgcGCAAGTAATAAaccagaattttttattttattttttccttttaagaaTTGTTATTCAACATTCTTTCATCCCCACACAACATATGTGTACGTGgtcttataaatttaatagtaaatttgaccaaaaaaaaatatatatgcaaaaaaataattacaaaaaacataaaatagtaCAAATAgaaccaaactttaaaaagggGAAGACTCCAATGGCAAAATCCAGTAAGAATGGGCTTAAAAGGTCATGGCTGTTAGAATGTTTGAGCAGGGCAACCTCATTTTAGTGTCACAACTTCTAACTATACTTGTATTTATCTACTTAACAGTCTGGGAAGGCAAGCCTTGGTGAGGAATTGTAAAAGGTCTTGTATGTATAATCAAGCTCATATGGCAAGATACCCAATAGCCCATTCTCTCgatttgaaatcaaaacataatGCTCTCGAGGTCAATACTATGAATCTATTTCCAATACTacttattcagaatcttcatacAGAGAGGCCAAAGCAAGTCATGTGGCTACAACACCAAGTTGGAATAGACTCAATAAAGTTTGGGCTGTATGACAGAAGAGTACAAGCGCAGCAATTATTAACTGTTAACTGCTAATAATCATAACTACAATCTTCTAAGTCAGTTTAAGTTAACGATTTTAAACATAAGCTAAAGCGGTTAATAATCACTAAccaaatatataaatttgtgaTTTTGGCATAGCGACTGCATGTGGTCAATCAGATTTTGAAGCACTCTAAGTCTATAGATTCTAATGTTTGGTAaaagaattctaaaaaataaatatgatactaattttgctttttttaaaaaacaaatcatattttattaaactttttctaaacaaatcatattttatttaattttttaaaaaaactcaaatttcgAAATTCGtacaccaaataaaaattaaattatgatttcaaaaatctaACACTCAAACTCACAaagcatacaaaaaaaaaaaaaaaaaagtttaaaatatgtccaaaaaaaaataccccaaaaAACCTATTACTTTATAAATAGTTAACGGTTGTTATTTGGCCTTCAAAAACCGCATTGCTACTAGTTTGCAGCTAACCGGCCCTAACAAAACGAGTGCGcttattaaaaagtaataaccGCTTGCACACCCATAGAGTATGGTGCATTGGAATCTTGATAAGAAATTAGTGGATTTTAATAACTATTAACTCCTATTTGTATAGATATTACAATAACAATAAGCTTAACTAGCGTgagtttttcattaaattttttttttttttttttgaaaaacgttCTAGAAAAGatcaaagtaaaaaatataaataataataatgaaaaagggaaagaaaaaaaaaaggttataaaGGAATTTATGAAATTCAAATAGCTCTTGATTTTTGCCCTATGGTGATGGTTGAGTATTGAATTAAACCCATattaaacaacaacaaaaacagtCATTAAATGCTACTTGTCATATATTTAGTCATTCTGAAACCAtttgatatattaaattttggttatttttcaacctactttttattattcgttgttaattaaatttttgcaCACCTATTGAACTAATATGCACCCAAATATGAAATTGCATGTTGGAAAGTTTTGtcctatttaacaattttaaccaccttaaaaccatttaaaatgttaaattttggtCATCAATgaggtaatattattatttttagttcactatttaacaattttttctttaatattcaCATTATTATTGCCATTGGAATATTTAGACTTAAAAAGATTATTTTAGCGTACGGCTTGACTATTAATTTTCCAATTGTCACGCTTCTTTTCGGGAGCCATATCATTTAACAACATAGTAAAGAGCCATATCatttaacaacaataaatctcaTAATCTATAATAAAATCCCAGAACCCAAAACAATTTATATACAACTTTTACTTCCAAATGTAAGTTATGACCACTCTGCCATACAACAACTTTATTAAAGATAAACATTACTTTGAAGTTCATATATCTTTTATGCTTCCATTACAAAGTTGGTTGTAAATCACCAATACTTGGAAAGCATTTCAAAACAAGACTCAATAAATCTGTCCACAACTCTAAAATAGTTATGCCTCCAACTCTTCTTAATGATTAGGAtcccaaagaaaacccaaaatccaAATGCATAAGAGACAACAACAAATGCATAGAAAAATAAAGGGCTATCAATTATACTAGTCCCTTCTTCTTTGTCCTTACTTTGGCCCTTATGTTCATGTTCAAGCCTGTTTGTGATTGAGCATTTTCTTGGCAGGGGATCTCCACAAAGATTCGGATTGCCATCATAGCACTGCATCCTGAACGTTGAGAACTGCCTCTCAAATGGGATTTTTCCTGAAAGATTGTTATATGCAACACTAAATGTAGATAGAGAAGTGAGTCCAACCAATTCATAAGGGATTTTCTCACTCAACTTGTTGTGAGAAAGATCCAAGCTCTCCACGTTTTTCAAGTTTCTGAAAGAATTTGGAATGGGACCTGTTAGAAAATTATTTGACAAGTTCAAGAATCGAAGCAGTGACAAGTCTCCCATTTCAGAAGGAATGCAACCTGTCAATTGGTTGGATGACATGTCAATTCCGGTCATCAACCAAAATGGTGCCCCTTTAAAAttatatactattttttttattcgcCAAGACACTCCAATTTCATATGAAGAGTGAACTCGAAATGGACatgtagaatttttaaaccCTTTGATTGGATAAGTCTTCCTCCAAAACGTAATGTTGTCAAGGCAAGAGGGAATTCGGCCTGAAACATTATTATTAGAGATATCAAAAACTCGCAAACGTTCCATTTGACAGATTCTTCGGAGTAAGTGACCTTCAAAGCGATTTCCACTAAAAATAACTACCGCCAAACTAGGATGATCATACAACCCCTTTGGAATATTACCAGACAAGTGATTATTTCGAACATCTAAGATTTCCAAAGCGGGACTGTTTGATATTGTGGGTGCGATGACTCCTTCAAAGTGATTGTTGCCAAGTAGTAAACACTTCAACCATGTCATGTTGGAGTTCCTTGGGAGCATTTCTCCTTGCAATTTATTGTTTGATAGATCTAGATATCCTAGGTGGCTGCCATCTCTAGTCAAACTTTGTGGCATTGTTCCTGAGAACATGTTATAAGAAAGATCTAATATTTCAAGAGTCAAATTACCAAATGACCAAGGGATTTTGCCTTCTAATGCATTTGAGGACAACATAAATGGAAAGAAAGTGGcacctagaatagccatgcaatccgatccttctagaatagacccaaaatatttcttgccaattcttagccttggcCGGATCCTTCTataacttgaatcaaggtgacaattctttgttgcccacgtggaacATGCTTattgggcctccacgaattttcTTGAGCCCATACTCTTgaatgagtccgttgagtacatccttgaacttctttgctcgtgctctcgtaaccggcccaattggtacttgaacgagatcctttgaagcggttccttgatctccatcactggataaagcagcatccctgtgaaagcagcaacatacatagaagtgattttgtccaacagaatgcagccaacacaaaaactaacatgttttgattgactctttga contains:
- the LOC133854682 gene encoding receptor-like protein 56, with the translated sequence MTGIDMSSNQLTGCIPSEMGDLSLLRFLNLSNNFLTGPIPNSFRNLKNVESLDLSHNKLSEKIPYELVGLTSLSTFSVAYNNLSGKIPFERQFSTFRMQCYDGNPNLCGDPLPRKCSITNRLEHEHKGQSKDKEEGTSIIDSPLFFYAFVVVSYAFGFWVFFGILIIKKSWRHNYFRVVDRFIESCFEMLSKYW